From a region of the Candidatus Cloacimonadota bacterium genome:
- the dacB gene encoding D-alanyl-D-alanine carboxypeptidase/D-alanyl-D-alanine-endopeptidase, whose amino-acid sequence MTKFSISRLMHFRLRKGYSVKLLLLVFACFSLAGVPLWGQVLDTQGLKSALDGLMDSSLVNGASVAVAFYAPEDSSLIYGYGAGKELMPASLQKLYTGIGALETYGPGHRFQTEIGIRGEVRDGVLEGDLVIKGGGDPTWMEAFYPEGPHRVFEMWADSLKARDIRRVRGNLVGDISLYPTYPYNPSWEAHNLPYGFSPGVGALSFNANMVRFVLKGSSQAGEKARAYPRHGYNYFELDNQITTVAEKGSAGIWLQVSEDNSRVTLKGKLGVDTPEYLTAAVRNPPLFTLRMLRNTLSEKGLSISGKTVLEEDPAIHDSLETLFVFDSFPLSDILGVMLKTSSNMIAENLLCNIGAGVENGAVRVEELLAAKGIPGEGFNVIDGSGLARQNSCSASHLGLTLSHAYHQDWFDIFLNSLALPGEDGTLRSRFTELKGKGRLYGKTGYLRDVSNLAGYLRAQDGELYAFVIICNNVSNVANAKKWQASVCDTLLRYSGD is encoded by the coding sequence ATGACTAAGTTTTCGATTTCCCGGTTGATGCACTTCCGGCTACGGAAGGGTTACAGCGTCAAACTGTTGCTGTTGGTTTTTGCCTGTTTCAGCCTGGCTGGTGTTCCGCTGTGGGGACAGGTTCTGGATACTCAGGGCCTGAAATCCGCTCTGGACGGGCTTATGGATTCGTCGCTGGTGAATGGCGCCAGCGTCGCGGTGGCTTTCTACGCTCCGGAGGACAGCAGCCTGATTTACGGATACGGGGCTGGCAAGGAACTCATGCCTGCCTCTCTGCAAAAGCTTTATACAGGCATCGGCGCGCTGGAGACCTACGGCCCCGGACACCGCTTCCAGACAGAGATCGGCATCCGCGGCGAAGTCCGCGATGGCGTTTTGGAGGGGGATTTGGTTATCAAGGGCGGCGGAGACCCCACTTGGATGGAGGCTTTCTATCCAGAGGGGCCGCACCGGGTGTTCGAAATGTGGGCTGATTCTTTGAAAGCGAGGGACATCAGGCGGGTCAGAGGCAACTTGGTCGGAGATATAAGCCTATATCCCACATATCCTTACAACCCAAGCTGGGAAGCCCATAACCTGCCTTACGGTTTTTCGCCTGGAGTTGGTGCCCTCTCTTTCAACGCCAATATGGTGCGCTTCGTCCTCAAAGGCTCTTCCCAGGCGGGGGAAAAAGCCAGGGCATATCCCCGCCACGGCTACAACTATTTTGAGCTCGACAACCAGATAACCACGGTCGCGGAGAAGGGCTCCGCCGGCATCTGGCTGCAAGTTTCCGAAGATAATAGCAGAGTTACTTTGAAGGGAAAACTGGGTGTGGACACCCCGGAATACCTCACCGCCGCGGTGCGTAATCCGCCTCTTTTCACGCTGCGGATGCTGCGGAACACCCTCTCGGAGAAAGGATTATCCATTTCCGGGAAAACCGTGCTGGAAGAAGACCCCGCCATCCACGACAGCCTCGAAACTCTGTTCGTGTTCGATTCTTTTCCGCTAAGCGACATCTTGGGGGTAATGCTTAAAACCAGCTCCAACATGATTGCCGAAAACCTGCTCTGCAACATCGGCGCAGGCGTGGAAAACGGCGCGGTCCGGGTTGAGGAACTCCTCGCGGCGAAAGGCATCCCGGGCGAGGGTTTCAATGTCATAGACGGCTCCGGTTTGGCCCGCCAAAACAGTTGTTCCGCCTCGCATCTCGGCCTGACCCTCAGCCACGCTTACCATCAGGATTGGTTCGACATTTTTCTCAACAGTCTGGCTTTACCCGGTGAGGACGGAACTTTGAGAAGCAGGTTCACCGAACTCAAAGGCAAGGGTCGCCTCTACGGAAAAACCGGCTATCTGAGGGACGTGAGCAACCTGGCTGGATACCTACGCGCCCAGGATGGCGAACTCTACGCCTTCGTTATCATCTGCAACAATGTGAGCAACGTCGCCAACGCCAAAAAATGGCAGGCCAGCGTCTGCGACACCCTGCTGCGTTATTCCGGAGATTAA
- a CDS encoding FtsX-like permease family protein produces MPAVQKRYGITRVPAWDALRSAFQSIMNHKMRSLLTLTGIVIGVLAVVSMFSSVYALKHLISKNMEGMGWDLSVVIAADTPDQVFGHRSRRRALRRAEQSVRTISYDDYLALKSSLPHKSSYAMIMSTAVMKLGNKDKQVQLRATDPSFFTNKTYPILHGRYYNQYENDNVLPAAVLGYHFAREQYGNANPVGKVLQLGEHRLRVVGVLKDDQLSSGGGMNFNAWERKDELSAVYLPLKYGAYRFGTNKGVHMIYLQAHDEEEFRELKTQARQLLLARHRMYPNFSFLDVGELILTITKEIEGYMEKWNITLIAIASISLIVGGIGLFSTLLISIQERMTEIGVRKSVGATEKDIFYYFIFEALALALLGALLGILLAWTALSLISKAIDFPLYLPVQGVLVGLFFSLVTGFVSGLYPALKAASVDPIKAIYYFS; encoded by the coding sequence ATGCCCGCAGTGCAAAAGCGTTATGGAATAACGCGCGTTCCGGCCTGGGACGCCTTGCGCAGCGCGTTCCAGAGCATCATGAACCACAAAATGCGCTCGCTGCTGACCCTCACGGGAATTGTCATCGGCGTGCTGGCCGTGGTGTCCATGTTTTCCAGCGTTTACGCGCTCAAGCACCTTATCAGCAAGAACATGGAAGGCATGGGCTGGGACCTTTCGGTGGTGATCGCGGCGGATACACCGGACCAGGTTTTCGGCCACAGAAGCCGGCGCCGGGCCCTCCGCCGCGCCGAGCAGAGCGTGAGAACCATCAGCTACGACGACTACCTGGCCCTCAAATCGTCCCTGCCTCACAAGAGCAGCTACGCCATGATCATGAGCACGGCGGTGATGAAGCTCGGCAACAAGGACAAACAGGTCCAGCTCCGCGCCACCGACCCAAGCTTCTTCACCAACAAGACCTATCCCATCCTCCACGGCCGCTACTACAACCAGTATGAGAACGACAACGTTCTGCCCGCGGCTGTCTTAGGCTACCATTTTGCCCGGGAGCAATATGGCAACGCGAACCCGGTGGGCAAGGTTCTGCAGCTGGGGGAACACCGTCTGCGCGTGGTGGGCGTGCTCAAGGACGACCAGCTTTCCAGCGGCGGCGGGATGAACTTCAACGCCTGGGAACGCAAAGACGAGCTCAGCGCGGTGTATCTGCCCCTTAAATATGGCGCTTACCGTTTCGGGACCAACAAGGGCGTGCACATGATCTACCTTCAGGCTCATGACGAAGAGGAGTTCCGCGAGCTGAAAACCCAGGCCCGGCAACTGCTGCTGGCCCGGCACCGGATGTATCCCAATTTCAGCTTCCTGGATGTGGGGGAGCTTATCCTCACCATCACAAAGGAGATAGAAGGCTACATGGAAAAGTGGAACATCACGCTCATCGCCATCGCCTCCATATCCCTCATCGTTGGAGGCATCGGGCTTTTCAGCACCCTGCTGATCTCGATCCAGGAGCGGATGACCGAGATCGGGGTGCGCAAAAGCGTGGGCGCCACGGAAAAGGACATCTTTTACTATTTCATTTTCGAAGCCCTGGCCCTGGCCCTGTTGGGAGCGCTGCTGGGGATTCTGCTGGCCTGGACCGCCCTCAGCCTGATCAGCAAGGCCATTGATTTTCCCCTCTATTTGCCTGTTCAGGGCGTGCTGGTGGGCCTGTTCTTTTCTCTTGTCACAGGCTTTGTTTCGGGGTTGTATCCGGCTCTCAAAGCTGCTTCCGTCGATCCGATCAAGGCCATTTACTATTTCTCGTAA
- the topA gene encoding type I DNA topoisomerase, with protein sequence MNKGLIIVESPAKAGTISKLLQNKFSVKASMGHVRDLPKHELGVDVNNQFRPAYEIDKKKSKTIGELRAAAKEAPAVYLASDHDREGEAIAWHLARVLAKELAGKPVYRIVFNEITGKAITASIEEPGEIDMAKVDAQQARRVLDRIVGYTVSPLLWKVIAKDLSAGRVQSVALRLICEREQEIGAFVPREFWKLEASFWKDEFPPFKASLEKWQGKKFEIPDEAKAIEIAKKVSSSLAVISEIKRTLRNLQPQPPFITSTLQQEASKLLGFTSERTMSIAQQLYEGIALKGETTGLITYMRTDSVRIATEAVENCRGLVKERFGADMLHDTARVYKNKSSAQDAHEAIRPTDAFHTPESVAASLSKEQLKLYTLIWQRFVATQMKPVKLENTSAKIGLGEAIFAASGNRVVEEGFMKAYPHVVFVEGAQIHSAYSQNDELEHDALKRSQHFTTPPPRFTEASLIKELEAKGIGRPSTYSSIISTIKKRKYVGMEKKSFYPTDLGNDVNRFLVANFDSIFNVSFTAQMETKLDEVEEKKAVWHELVQSYYEELGKLIKGLDIKKEKSAFTQETDLVCEVCGEGKMVIKRSKNGEFLACNRFPACRNSKNFSRDENGRIVIAVPKTLDEKCPQCGSPLVERSGRFGVFIACSNYPKCKFSRPKTTGITCPECHEGEINQRRNKQGKPFWSCTRYPDCKYITNDKPLPIACPNCGHPFIQEKYSKAKGNYKQCPQCKSVME encoded by the coding sequence ATGAACAAAGGTTTGATCATTGTTGAATCCCCCGCCAAGGCGGGCACAATCTCCAAGCTCCTGCAAAACAAGTTTTCCGTGAAAGCCTCTATGGGCCACGTGCGTGACCTGCCCAAACACGAGCTGGGAGTGGATGTTAACAACCAATTCCGGCCGGCTTACGAAATAGACAAAAAGAAATCTAAGACCATCGGCGAACTGCGCGCCGCGGCCAAAGAAGCCCCGGCGGTCTATCTGGCCAGCGACCACGACCGCGAGGGAGAGGCCATAGCCTGGCATCTGGCCAGGGTTTTGGCAAAGGAACTGGCAGGGAAGCCTGTTTACCGCATAGTTTTCAATGAGATAACTGGCAAGGCCATCACCGCCTCGATCGAAGAGCCGGGGGAAATTGACATGGCCAAGGTGGATGCCCAGCAGGCCCGGAGAGTGCTTGACCGCATCGTGGGCTACACTGTTTCGCCCCTGCTCTGGAAAGTTATCGCCAAAGACCTCAGCGCCGGCCGTGTGCAGAGTGTGGCGCTGCGCCTGATCTGCGAACGGGAACAGGAAATCGGGGCATTTGTGCCCCGTGAATTCTGGAAGTTGGAAGCCAGTTTCTGGAAGGATGAGTTTCCCCCTTTCAAAGCCAGTCTGGAAAAATGGCAGGGCAAGAAATTCGAGATCCCGGACGAGGCCAAAGCCATCGAGATAGCCAAAAAAGTCAGTTCCTCCCTGGCTGTGATTAGTGAGATCAAACGCACCCTGCGCAACCTGCAGCCCCAGCCGCCTTTCATCACAAGCACCCTGCAGCAGGAAGCTTCCAAATTGCTGGGTTTTACTTCGGAAAGGACGATGTCCATTGCCCAGCAACTCTATGAGGGAATAGCCCTCAAGGGCGAAACCACCGGCCTGATCACCTACATGCGCACAGACAGCGTTCGTATCGCTACCGAGGCTGTGGAAAACTGCCGCGGCCTGGTCAAAGAGCGCTTCGGCGCCGATATGCTGCATGACACCGCCAGGGTTTACAAGAACAAATCCTCAGCCCAGGATGCCCACGAGGCTATCCGGCCCACCGACGCCTTTCACACTCCGGAGAGCGTGGCCGCCAGCCTCAGCAAGGAGCAGCTGAAACTTTACACCCTTATCTGGCAACGCTTTGTTGCCACGCAGATGAAGCCCGTGAAGCTGGAAAACACCTCAGCTAAGATCGGCCTGGGCGAAGCCATATTCGCCGCCAGCGGCAACCGCGTGGTGGAAGAGGGTTTCATGAAGGCCTATCCTCACGTGGTGTTTGTTGAAGGCGCGCAAATCCACTCTGCCTACTCCCAAAACGATGAACTCGAGCATGACGCCCTCAAGCGCTCCCAGCATTTCACCACTCCGCCTCCGCGCTTCACCGAAGCCTCACTGATAAAAGAACTTGAGGCCAAAGGCATCGGCCGCCCCTCCACCTATTCCAGCATCATCAGCACCATCAAAAAGCGCAAATACGTGGGCATGGAAAAGAAGAGCTTTTATCCCACGGATTTGGGCAACGACGTCAACCGCTTTCTGGTGGCTAATTTCGACTCCATCTTCAACGTTAGTTTCACCGCTCAAATGGAAACCAAGCTGGACGAGGTCGAGGAGAAAAAGGCTGTCTGGCATGAACTTGTGCAAAGCTATTACGAGGAGCTGGGCAAATTGATCAAGGGCCTGGATATCAAGAAGGAAAAAAGCGCCTTCACCCAGGAAACGGACCTGGTCTGCGAAGTCTGCGGCGAGGGCAAAATGGTGATAAAACGTTCAAAAAACGGTGAATTCCTGGCCTGCAACCGCTTTCCGGCCTGCCGCAACAGCAAGAATTTCAGCCGGGACGAGAACGGCAGGATCGTGATCGCGGTGCCCAAAACCCTGGATGAGAAATGCCCCCAGTGCGGCAGCCCCCTGGTGGAGAGGAGCGGCAGATTCGGAGTCTTTATCGCCTGCAGCAACTATCCCAAATGCAAATTCTCCCGCCCCAAAACTACCGGCATCACTTGCCCGGAATGCCATGAGGGCGAGATAAACCAGCGCCGCAACAAGCAGGGCAAGCCATTCTGGTCCTGCACCCGTTATCCCGACTGCAAATACATCACGAACGACAAACCGCTGCCCATCGCCTGCCCTAACTGCGGCCACCCCTTCATCCAGGAAAAATACAGCAAAGCCAAGGGTAATTACAAGCAATGCCCGCAGTGCAAAAGCGTTATGGAATAA